The genomic stretch AAGCTCATGCCGGTGCTCGGCGTCGTGCGCTCGCCCTCGGTCGAGCATGCGCTCGACGTCTGCGAGCTCGTCACTGAGCACGGCGGCCTCGGTCACACCTCGGCGGTCTACGCGGCCGACGAGGAGGTCATCGGCCGCTTCGCCGAGCGCATCCGCACGGGCCGCATCCTCGTCAACGCCCCGACGGCCGTCGGCGCCCTCGGCGGCGTCTACACGGCCATGACGCCGACGTTCTCGCTGGGCTGCGGAACCTGGGGCGGCTCGACGACGACCGACAACGTCAACTACCGCAACCTGCTCAACGTCAAGGCGGTCGCGCGGCGACAGACGCCGCCGCAGTGGTTCCGGGTGCCGTCGGACACGTACTTCAACGCGGGCGCGCTCGACAGCCTGCGGACGCTGCGCGCCGAGCGCGTGCTGATCGTCAGCGACGCCGGCAGCGAGGAGCGCGGCGTCGTCGAGCAGGTGCGCTCCCATCTGTCGGCGCGCAACGTCCGGGCGTTCACCGGGGTCGAGCCCGAGCCGACCGAAGCCCAGGTGCGCGCCGGCGTGCGCGCGCTCGGCGACGGCGAGGCGCTGCCCGAGCTCATCGTGGCGGTGGGCGGTGGGTCCGTGCTCGACGCGGCGAAGGCGATGCGCCTGTTCGCCGAGAGCCCCGGCCTGACGCTGCGGGAGCTGACGCTGCCGTTCCTCGACGCCCGCAAGCGCGTCGCCCACTACCCGGAGATCGATCACCGGATCAAGCTCGCCGCGGTGCCGACGACGGCCGGAACCGGTTCGGAGGTCTCGCCCGCCGCGGTGCTCACGCACGAGGGGCGCAAGCTGACGCTCGTCGACTACTCCCTGGTGCCCGACATGGCGGTGATCGAGCCCAGGCTCACCGTGAGCCTGCCGGCGGCGATGACCGCCGACACCGGCGTCGACGCGCTCACCCACGCGCTCGAGGCGCTGGTCTCGATCTTCGCCTCGCCGTACACCGACGCGTTCTGCCTGCAGGCGTGCAACCTGATCCTCGAGGCGCTCCCGCGCGCCGTGCGCGACGGCGCGGACCTGGACGCGCGCACGGCCATGGCCAACGCCGCGACCATCGCGGGGCTGGCGTTCTCGAACGCGTTCGTCGGGGTCAACCACGCGCTCGCCCACGCGCTCGGCGCGCGCTTCGGCATCGCCCACGGGCGCGCCAACGGCCTGTTCCTCGGCCACGTCCTCCGCTACAACGCCGGGCTGCCGCGCAAGTTCATGCCCGCGCCCGGCTACGGCGCCTACGTCGCCCCGCAGAAGTACGCGCAGGCTGCATGGGTGCTCGGCCTCGGCGGGCGCACGGAGGACACGGCGCGCGGCCGCCTCCTCGAGCGTGTCGACGAGGTGCTGGCGGAGGTCGGGATGCCCCGCACGGTCGCCGACCTCGGCATCGACCGCGAGGCGTACCTGGCGGCGGTCCCCGACCTGGTGCGCGACGCGTTCCGCGACCCGAGCCTGCGCACGAACCCGCGCATGCCGCTGATCGCCGAGCTCGGTGAGCTCTTCGTGGCGGTCGCCGGCTGATGCTGCGCAACGTCCCGGTCTCGCCGCTGCCGATCGAGCGCTTCCGCGCGGTCCTCGACGACGCCGGGTACCGCGATCTGCTCGCCCTCCGCGACCGCGCGCGGCGCCTGTTCGCCGGACGCGCCGTGTGGTGCGTGAACTCGACGGCGACCGGCGGAGGGGTGGCCGAGATGCTGCGCTCGCTGCTCGCCTACACCCGCGGCGCCGGCGTCGACACGCGCTGGCTCGTGCTCAACGGGACGCCGGAGTTCTTCGCGGTGACCAAGGGGCTGCACAACCGGCTGCACGCGGCGTCGGGCGAGCTGCCGCCGCTCGGCGAGGCCCAGCGCGCCGCCTACGAGGCGGTGACCGCGCCGGCGGCGCGCCAGCTGGCCGAGATGGTGCGGCCCGGGGACGTCGTGCTGCTGCACGACCCGCAGACGCTCGGCATGGCGCCCGTTCTGCGCGAGTGCCCCGTCGGCATCGTCTGGCGCGTGCATGTCGGCGTCGACGAGCCCGACGACCGGGTGCGCGCGGCCTGGGACTTCCTGCGGCCCTACACGCACAGCGTCGACACGTGCGTCTTCTCGCGCGAGCGGTTCGTCTGGGAAGGCCTCGAGCACGTGGGCATCGAGATCGTGCCGCCGTCGATCGACGTCTTCTCGGCCAAGAACCAGGAGCTCGACGACCCCGCGGCACTGGCGATCCTGCGCGCGGCGGGCATCGTCGCCGACGGCGAGGGTCCGCCCGGCATGTTCCTGCGCGAGGACGGGACCCCGGCCCGCGTCGATCGCCGCGCCACGCTCATCCAGGAGCGCGAGCTGCGCGCCGACGACCGCTACGTGACGCAGGTCTCGCGCTGGGACCGGCTCAAGGACCCGGTCGGCGTGCTCGAGGGCTTCGTGCAGCACGTGGGCGAGGAGTGCCGTGCGCAGCTCCTGCTCGTCGGGCCCGACGTCGCCGGCGTCGCCGACGACCCGGAGGGCGCCGAGGTGCTCGAGGAGGTCACGGCCGCATGGCGGGCGCTGGCGGCGCCCGCCCGCGGCCGCGTGCACCTCGTCACGCTGCCGATGAAGGACGCCGAGGAGAACGGCGCGATGGTCAACGCGATCCAGCGCCGCGCGTCCGTCGTCGTGCAGAAGTCGCTCGCCGAGGGCTTCGGCCTCACGGTCGCGGAGGCGGCGTGGAAGGGGCGGCCGATCGTCGCCGCCGGCGTCGGGGGCATCCAGGACCAGGTCGTCGACGAGGTCACGGGGCTGCTCGTGGCGCCGCACGACCTCGCGGCGTTCGGGCACGCCGTCTCCCGGCTGCTCACCGACGACGAGCTGGCGCGCCGGCTCGGGTCAGCCGCACAGGAGCGCGTGCGCGATCGCTTCCTCGAGCCGCGCCACCTGCGTCAGTGGGTCGACCTCATCGAGCGGCTCCCCGCCCCGCCGGTCGCTACCGCCTGAAGCGGAAGCGCCCGCCCCGCGGGTCGCTACCGCCTGAAGCGGAAGCTCAACGCGTGCGAACGGTCCCGTTCGGCGCCGAGCGGACCTGACCCTGGGCCCGTGCGTACGCGCCGGTTCCGCCGACGATCGCCATGACCGTCTCGGGCGGTGCCACGGCGGACCCGTCCGGCTGGCGCACCGGCGTCAGCTGGGCGGCAGCCGCGGTGACGATGGTGCCGCCGGCGAAGATCGCGGCGCCCGTGCAGACCGAGAAGCCGTGGCCGCCGTCGGACTCGTCCGTGGTCGCGCAGCGCGCGCCTGTGAGCCGGATTCCAGTGGTTCGCCGGACGTCAGCGCACAGCGCCGCGCGCCGCCGCCCGGCCGAGCTCCTCGAGCGCCGGGGGCAGCGCGTCGGCCAGCGGCTGCGGATCGCCGATCAGCCGGCGGTTGACGAGGAAGCCGACCGTCACCTGGCCGCGGTAGCTGAAGATGCTGACGCTCATCCCGAGGCTGCCCGAGCTCGGCGCCCAGACGAGGACGCCCTCCAGCGGCGCGCCCGCGAGCGCCAGAGGCTCGCGCGGGCCGGGCACGTTCGTGATGACCATCGTCGCCTTCGCGGTGAAGAAGTCGATGAGCCGCGCCTCGACCGCCGACGGCGTCGCGCCCATCGCGGCGAGGATGCCGTAGGCGATCGCCCCCTCGTGGGAGTCCTTGATCGCCGCGGTGCGGCGGCGCACCTCGAGCAGGCGGTCGACCGGCGACTCGATCCCGACCGGGAGGCCGAGCAGCAGGAGCCCGAAGCGGTTGCCGAGCTCGCGCGGGATCGTCTCCTCCAGCGCGCGCAGGTTGAACGGCACCATCGCGTGGACCTCGTCGAGGACGTCGCCGCGGGCGCGCAGGTGGTCGCCCAGCACGCCGGTCACCGCGGACAGCAGGACGTCGTTGATCGTCGCCCCGAACGCCCGGCCCAGATCGTGGACGTCGTCCAGCGCCAGCGGCGGCGACCAGCCGACCCG from Capillimicrobium parvum encodes the following:
- a CDS encoding glycosyltransferase, producing MLRNVPVSPLPIERFRAVLDDAGYRDLLALRDRARRLFAGRAVWCVNSTATGGGVAEMLRSLLAYTRGAGVDTRWLVLNGTPEFFAVTKGLHNRLHAASGELPPLGEAQRAAYEAVTAPAARQLAEMVRPGDVVLLHDPQTLGMAPVLRECPVGIVWRVHVGVDEPDDRVRAAWDFLRPYTHSVDTCVFSRERFVWEGLEHVGIEIVPPSIDVFSAKNQELDDPAALAILRAAGIVADGEGPPGMFLREDGTPARVDRRATLIQERELRADDRYVTQVSRWDRLKDPVGVLEGFVQHVGEECRAQLLLVGPDVAGVADDPEGAEVLEEVTAAWRALAAPARGRVHLVTLPMKDAEENGAMVNAIQRRASVVVQKSLAEGFGLTVAEAAWKGRPIVAAGVGGIQDQVVDEVTGLLVAPHDLAAFGHAVSRLLTDDELARRLGSAAQERVRDRFLEPRHLRQWVDLIERLPAPPVATA
- the adhE gene encoding bifunctional acetaldehyde-CoA/alcohol dehydrogenase, translating into MSAPTTTAGTAAAAPDGAVPDGGDERLDGFVTRAREAADAMRRLDQDAVDRIVWAMVVAGLEHAIDLAELAMEETGFGVLEDKVLKNYIATEFLYDYLRDKRSVGVIDTDDERGIEYVAEPIGVVLALLPITNPTSTALFKSIVAAKTRNAIIFRPSARAARCAGRAIDLLQEAGRLAGLPPDALQVVPDPTLDASQYLFHHPGVDLIWTTGGPKAVKATNEAGKPCIGVGPGNAPVYLHRSADVATAVVDILISKTFDASVICPAEQTLVVDDPIYEAVLEELARMGARILDPGEAERLAGCVFDEDGRARMEALGRSCVDLAGLAGFTAGDGTKVLVAPLPAGLDELGRHPFVAEKLMPVLGVVRSPSVEHALDVCELVTEHGGLGHTSAVYAADEEVIGRFAERIRTGRILVNAPTAVGALGGVYTAMTPTFSLGCGTWGGSTTTDNVNYRNLLNVKAVARRQTPPQWFRVPSDTYFNAGALDSLRTLRAERVLIVSDAGSEERGVVEQVRSHLSARNVRAFTGVEPEPTEAQVRAGVRALGDGEALPELIVAVGGGSVLDAAKAMRLFAESPGLTLRELTLPFLDARKRVAHYPEIDHRIKLAAVPTTAGTGSEVSPAAVLTHEGRKLTLVDYSLVPDMAVIEPRLTVSLPAAMTADTGVDALTHALEALVSIFASPYTDAFCLQACNLILEALPRAVRDGADLDARTAMANAATIAGLAFSNAFVGVNHALAHALGARFGIAHGRANGLFLGHVLRYNAGLPRKFMPAPGYGAYVAPQKYAQAAWVLGLGGRTEDTARGRLLERVDEVLAEVGMPRTVADLGIDREAYLAAVPDLVRDAFRDPSLRTNPRMPLIAELGELFVAVAG